The region CTGTATATCCATTTGTGTTTGTCAGCAAATGGCCGCCAAGAACCTGGTTCATATCCTGCGAACGAACGGGAAACTCCTTATCAATTCGTTTGACAGATACCTTGAACGTTTTAACATCGGAACTGTTATGCAACGCCCATAAAGCCGCTTCTTTTATTTCATCAGCATTATTGGACACTTTAATCGCCAGACTCAGGCTTTGAATTCCAAAAACATTTTTGCATTTTTCCATAACCGGTTCCGGTTCATGTCCATTTAATAACACGAACATTCTTCCCTGTGTTCGTTTTACTTTGACCCCGGGAAATTCCACTAACTTATTCTTAAGATTATTTTGCAGCTGCACAATAAATTTCTTTCTGTTTTTCCCTTTTAAGGCCATTTCGCCGTACCGGATTAAAATATAATCATATTCCATTACTATCTACCCCATTACTGCTTTAAATTTATTAATTGCTTCTTCCAGCGCCTTTAAAAACTGTTCGATTTCTGATTCAGTTGTATCAAACGACATGCTGATGCGCAATGCAGAAGTGGAACGGTCTGAGTCGAATCCACATGCTGCCAAGGTTTTACTTTCATCCGACTGCTTGGATGAACAGGCTGATTTGGTGGAAATAAATATATCTCGTTCACCAAGCATATGAATGATCACTTCAGGTTTTATGCCGGGAACGGAAATATTCATAATATGCGGTGCAGCGTCTGATGGGGTATTGATTACTACACCGTCCATTGCTTCCAGATGTTTCACAAGCAACTGCTTCAGTCCATTCATATGTTTAGTGCCCTTTGTTTCACGTTCGCTGATTAATCGCATCGCCTTTACCAATGAGACTGCACCGGCAAGATTTTCCGTTCCGGATCGTAATGACCGCTCCTGATCTCCACCATGAAATAAGGGCAGCAAATTCGTCCGTTCATTCACATATAAGATTCCGGTCCCCTTTAATCCATGGATTTTGTGTCCGGAAATAGTGCATAAATCAATCCCGCTGTTGTGCAGCTGCACAGGTACTTTTCCCATGCCCTGTACATGGTCAACATGTAATGCAAGTTTTGGGTGCTTCTTGGCAACCTCACCAATTTCACGAATCGGCTGGATTGATCCGATTTCATTGTTCACATGCATTATACTGATTAAGATGGTGTCTTCCTGGATCGCATTTTTCAAATCTTCTATTGAAATCCGGCCATTTTCATCTACAGGCAAATACGTCACACGAAAACCCGCTTCTTCTTCTAGACTTCGGCATGCCTGATAAACTGATGGGTGTTCAACCTCGGTTGTAATGATATGTTTTCCGCGGCTCTGATGTTTATTGGCGAATCCTTTAATTGCAAGGTTATTTCCCTCGGTTCCGCCAGATGTAAAAATAATTTCCTCCTGTGACACACCAAGGATGGATGACGCCTGTTCTTTTGACTTTTGCAGCAATGTTTCCGCCTTTCCGCCAAACTGATGAATGCTCGATGGATTGGCAAAAAAACTCTCCGCTGCCTGATGAAAGCTTTTCAGAACAGATGGGTCCGGTTTAGTTGTTGCGCTGTTATCCAAATAGATCACGATAAATACTCCTTTTAACCCTATTAATATAAAACAAACAACGAAGGCTGACTTAAAAACGGGTTTACCGCATACCCGATCCTTAAGACAGCCCCATCATTTACGTCATGTATTTCAAACAATGATAATCATACATCAAACGATACGTTTTTACTATTATTTAGTTTGCTGCTTGCTGATATTCCTCGATACGCTTCAATGCACCAGGCTCGATTTCCTCAACAGCCTTGGCAGCCTGCTCCAATGCAAGTTCATATTCATATGAACGAAATAGCCGTTCTGATTCTGATAACTTCGCAGACAAAACAGGATTCTGACTGCGATATCTATTTGCATACTGAATAACCTGTTCAGTCAAATAAGCCTGATCAAGAATTGTTTCCGTCTGTTCAGCAACCTGAGTAACACCGGCATCTGCATCAGATATTGTCTGCTGCACTTCTGAAATATCCAATGGCTGTTTATTCAATGCATCCAATACTCTTGCATTCTTATTTGCAGCATCTTCCATCAAGTTCCAGATAAACCCCGGAACACCTGGAATATTACTTTTATTTAACCGACGGCTTGTACGATAAAGTTCATTCTTCATTTCATTCAACTTTTCTTTTGCTGCCACTTCATCTTTACGTAAATTTTGAATTTGTTTCTTAAATTCATCATGTTCCTTTTGCAAATCTTCCACTTTCTCAAACCCACTTTCCAGTTCAGAACGAAGAGCGGAATGAGAAGTTTCCATTTGGTCCATTTCAGTCTTTACCATATCAAGCTGTTTTTTCAACTGTCCAATCGATTTGTCGAGTACAAGGTATTTTTCCATATCAGTATCTTCGAAATAATATGCTTTCTGCAGTTCCTCAATTTCTTCCTTGGTAACAAGAAAATCATCTTCCAGATTTTCCAGTTCTTCCTGAAAAACCGGCATTTTATTTTCCGCATAATTTTTGGCAACCGCTTCTTTCTCCAACAGCTGATACATTTCGGCAATTCGCTCTTCTATCTCAGTTTTTATCTCTATAGCCGGGTCCCCATTGCCATTATCCAATGCACGGACGCAATCCTTCAGCCGCTGCTGATACGTATGTATTTCTTTCTCAAATCCAAAATGTTCGACACGATAACCATCAGCTTTCATACCTTTCAGCCCGTTTAAAAGATCATCCAGCTGTTCAGGCAATTCTTTCTTACATGCTTTATAGAGAGCAGGAAATTCTTCCATTTCTTTTTGGAGAATGGAAAGTTCATCTTTAAGCCCTTCCACCACGTGATGAGCTTCCGAATAATTTCCGGATTCAACATGCTCTCGGTATCGTATCAACTGTTCCTCCAACTGATCAATTTCAGCGTCATAATGTCTTTCGGCATCGCCGTACTGATAGCGATGTTGAGAGAGTTTTTTCCGTAACGCCTTGATGGTTGGTTGAATTTGTTCAATTTCTTTGCGGCTGGACTCTTCGGATTCCATCAATTCATCTAACTCATACAGCATCTTTTCAATTTCGTCTTCAATCGATTGAAGGATTTCTTCTGTTTGACGTAATATCTTCTTTGCCTTGGGAAACCGGTATCTGTCTGCTGCCTCCTCAGAATCAAACAAATACTCTTCAATATCCGGCAATTCTTTCGTAACGATCAGTTCCCAGCGATCTTTCCATGATTCGAATTTATGCTGTGTTTCACCGGAGAGGTTTAAACTTTTAATCCGACCAATTTGGGATGCAACGTTGCGATTCATAATATCCATTTTCCAGGCTTCCAACCTGTCTACCACATCATAGATCTTTTTTCGCATTATAAGCCCGGTAATAATCAGTGCAATAATTATCAATATAATGCCGATGATGTAAGCCATAAAATGCCTCCTGACTGTATTCCTGTATAAGAGGGTTATCATTCGATGAATTTCTCTTGGAAGAACAGGGATTGTCGGATTATCAACAAAACTCCTGCAATCATGTCGTTATTATACTAATGATACCATGTAATCTACATTTTTGGCTAAAAAAATTCAATTAATATGCGATTTTGACAAGATTTTTTCTAAAACCCTGACCAAATTACGAGTTTTACACCTTTTTACTATGTTGCCGATTATTTTCGATGACATAGTCGAGCCATTCTCCAATCGTTTTTATATACTTATTGGCAAATGCCCCATGCGACCGTTCACCAATCACCTGATTTTTCCATTCATGCTGCAGAATATATGGCGTAATCAGCATTCCTTTTAATTGCATCAGCAAAAATTGATGATCATTGGCCCTTTTGCTGTCTGTAAGTGCATCGAAAAATGTATTTTTAATAAAATAGTTTTCTTTTGCTAGATAAGTGACTGCCATTTCCCGCACAAAAACAGAATCCAATGACAATTCTCTGTGTATGAAACACGAAAATTGATGATTGCTTTGCTTATACTGTATAATTGCTTCAACCATTAGTTTCAATCGGGTTATTGGTTGTTCGGATTCACTGTTCTGCAGTGTCTCCTCTATTGTTTCAAGATATGCTTCATAATAACGAGTGACGGCATGCTCCAATAATCCTTGCTTGCTTTTAAAATAGTAACTTATAAGAGAAACGTTTACCGTCGCCTTGTCGGCAATATCCCGTACTGAGGTTCCGTGAAACCCATTTTGAAAAAATAGTTGAGACGCTGCATCGACGACTTTTTGTTTTGTTGGATATTTCATATTAAATTCATCTCCTTATATCTATTTTACGACAAACAGATGATATATCCTTCTATTTTCTATCGACAATTAACTCAAAAGAATGTCGAAATATCAATTACTGAAAGGATAAATAACCATGTTTCAAACTACCGCCTATTCAGGTGAAAAAGCTAAAGATTATGAATTATTACTAAAACAACTGACAGCACTGACCGAAGACGAATCTGATACAATCGCCAACCTTTCAAACGCCTCTGCACTATTAAACCAATTTCTTCATGATGTTAACTGGGTTGGGTTTTATCTTTGGAAGGAAGATCAGCTCGTACTCGGTCCATTCCAAGGTTTACCGGCCTGCCTTCGTATTGACTATGGAAAAGGGGTATGCGGAACAGCGATTGAGACACGAGAATCACAACTGATTGAAGATGTCACAAAATTCCCGGGACACATTGCATGTGACAGTGCCAGCAAATCGGAAATTGTTGTCCCATTGCTAATAAATAATGAAATTTACGGAGTTTTAGACATTGACAGTCCCAGCCTGAACCGATTCGATGAGACGGACAGGGAGTATCTCGAAAAATTCGCGGAAATTGTCGAAGGATTTTTGAAGTAATTTATATCAACATCGTTTTACAGACGCAAACTGCATGTATCGTTAATCCAATCATGCGAATACCGAGTGTACGATATATTTTAAGATAATCAAAAAAATTATTAAAAACACAGATTATGATTGACTTCCTGTCTCAAAACTTATATACTATTCGTTGTGTAAAATAAAAAGGTAGCTTAGGTGAACCTGCGTTTTTGTCATTTTGTTCCTCGATATGAGGTGTATCGCGTAACTCTCGGCTGCTGGAGCGATGGTACATGAAAACAAAATGCATAGCGAACTGGAACACACGGTTTTATTTTATGCGAATAAAACAATAAAGGAGGAAATGTCCCATGTCACGTTATACAGATTCCATTTGGAAAAAGTCACGTCGTCTTGGCATTTCTTTAACCGGAACCGGTAAAGAACTTGATAAGCGTCCATATGCTCCAGGTCAGCATGGACCAAATCAGCGAAAGAAGATTTCAGAATTCGGCCTGCAACAACAAGAAAAGCAAAAACTCCGTTTCATGTACGGTTTAAATGAGCGTCAGTTCCGCACGCTGTTCAATAAAGCGGGTAAAATGAAAGGTGTTCATGGTGAAAACTTCATGATTCTGCTTGAATCAAGATTGGATAACCTTGTTTATCGTCTTGGTCTTGCACGTACACGCAGACAATCACGTCAGCTTGTCAACCATGGTCATGTAACCGTTGACGGCGGACGCGTTGATATCCCATCATACGCAGTCAAGCCGGGTCAGGTTATCGGACTTCGTGAAAAATCACAAAATATGGACATTGTTAAAGAAGCCATCGAAGTAAATAACTTCGTACCCGAATATCTTTCATTTGATGAAAATAAATTGGAAGGAAGTTATACACGTTTTCCGGAACGCTCTGAACTTCCGGCTGAAATTAACGAAGCACTTATCGTTGAGTACTACTCACGTTAAGTATAAAATCTGTTATAAAGCATTTAATGCACTTAAAACTCCCAAATCATGTATGATTTGGGAGTTTTATAATCTGCAAATCCCCCATGGCCACATGTCTGCTACGGTTCAATCTTTCAATAACATTCCTTCCTGTTTCATACACGCAACATATAATTATTAATTTCTATTTTTATATGGGCACTTAACGACTTTTTTCCAAATCGTTCATATCCATGTACATAAATTGTCCAATTCCTGTACAAACTACCAGTGAAAACAAAAATTTACAGGAGGTATTTTTTTATGGCACAACAAAACCAGCAACAGGTACAGCAAGCAGTTCAACAGGCACAGCAAGCTGCCCAATCCGGTGATCAACAGCAGATCCAACAGGCACAGCAGCAATTGCAGCAACTTGAGCAGCAAGCGCAACAATCAGCTCAGGCTGATTCCCAGCAGCAACAGCAGTTGCAACAGGCTAAGCAACAACTGCAACAAGCTCAACAGCAGCAAGGACAGCAGGCTCAAGCTTCTCAACAGTCACAGCAAAACAATAATCAATAACAATTTGTACCTATAATAAAAGAAAGCCGCAAGCTGCAATTTCCTGCTTGTGGCTTTCTTATTTTATGCAACAGTATCGACTTTTTCTTTCTTTTTCTTAAAATGCTTATAAATTTTATATGGTCCAACTGTAATCAACGGCAAACCAAAGACAACAAGCATTCCATACCCTAATGCTGTGTAACCTTTGGATACAAGATCCATGATTCCAACTTCGGCAAGCAGCACAGAAGCAGCAAGCGTTATAAATGCAACCAGCCCACTTTGTTTTTTCGTCAGTTTCTTTTTTCCAAGCTCCTCAAGATTGTTATCCAATCGTTCAAGAAAGGCATGAATCATACCTGTAGCGGTCTCAACCAATGTCCAGCCAACAACAATACCAAACAATACGACAACCCAGGCTCCATAACCATCAAGCATCTGCAGCCAAGGGATTTCCGCACCAAACACATCCTCTGACGGATAAAATCCCATCAAAGCAAAGTAAGTCAAGAACCACGGCAGTGTCATCAGAACCCCGGCAACTAGACCTGAAACAAGTGTATCTTTTATCGATTTTTGCCGTTTAACGGTAAATAATGCAGCCGGATATACAGCAAGATTATATCCAACATAAATGATCCCGCTCCAAATAATGGTCCAGAAACTGAAATCACTCACATAACTAGTGTCACCACTGGCAAAAACCTGCATCGCATCATCCCAGGTCGTAGTAATAACCATAATTCCAAAAATAATATAACCAATCATTAATGCAATCGTACCATACGTTTCAAACCGCTCGATCAGCCGTTCACCATACAGATTCAGGATTCCGACAATAACAGCAATTCCAACCACGCCTACCCAGTAATTGATGCCGAGCGTACTTTCCACAATCGATCCGGTTGCGGCGGCCATAATC is a window of Virgibacillus ihumii DNA encoding:
- a CDS encoding cysteine desulfurase family protein, whose product is MIYLDNSATTKPDPSVLKSFHQAAESFFANPSSIHQFGGKAETLLQKSKEQASSILGVSQEEIIFTSGGTEGNNLAIKGFANKHQSRGKHIITTEVEHPSVYQACRSLEEEAGFRVTYLPVDENGRISIEDLKNAIQEDTILISIMHVNNEIGSIQPIREIGEVAKKHPKLALHVDHVQGMGKVPVQLHNSGIDLCTISGHKIHGLKGTGILYVNERTNLLPLFHGGDQERSLRSGTENLAGAVSLVKAMRLISERETKGTKHMNGLKQLLVKHLEAMDGVVINTPSDAAPHIMNISVPGIKPEVIIHMLGERDIFISTKSACSSKQSDESKTLAACGFDSDRSTSALRISMSFDTTESEIEQFLKALEEAINKFKAVMG
- a CDS encoding GAF domain-containing protein, which gives rise to MFQTTAYSGEKAKDYELLLKQLTALTEDESDTIANLSNASALLNQFLHDVNWVGFYLWKEDQLVLGPFQGLPACLRIDYGKGVCGTAIETRESQLIEDVTKFPGHIACDSASKSEIVVPLLINNEIYGVLDIDSPSLNRFDETDREYLEKFAEIVEGFLK
- the refZ gene encoding forespore capture DNA-binding protein RefZ; this translates as MKYPTKQKVVDAASQLFFQNGFHGTSVRDIADKATVNVSLISYYFKSKQGLLEHAVTRYYEAYLETIEETLQNSESEQPITRLKLMVEAIIQYKQSNHQFSCFIHRELSLDSVFVREMAVTYLAKENYFIKNTFFDALTDSKRANDHQFLLMQLKGMLITPYILQHEWKNQVIGERSHGAFANKYIKTIGEWLDYVIENNRQHSKKV
- a CDS encoding YkvI family membrane protein, whose product is MSEQTQAKKSFFDGRFGRFILPAIILQSTLIGGGYATGREIVAYGAKFGSLGWVAGLAIFLGFGLAAFLMFEIARIFRAYDYKSMVKNLIGPFWFLFDIIYLLLAVLIISIMAAATGSIVESTLGINYWVGVVGIAVIVGILNLYGERLIERFETYGTIALMIGYIIFGIMVITTTWDDAMQVFASGDTSYVSDFSFWTIIWSGIIYVGYNLAVYPAALFTVKRQKSIKDTLVSGLVAGVLMTLPWFLTYFALMGFYPSEDVFGAEIPWLQMLDGYGAWVVVLFGIVVGWTLVETATGMIHAFLERLDNNLEELGKKKLTKKQSGLVAFITLAASVLLAEVGIMDLVSKGYTALGYGMLVVFGLPLITVGPYKIYKHFKKKKEKVDTVA
- the ezrA gene encoding septation ring formation regulator EzrA; translation: MAYIIGIILIIIALIITGLIMRKKIYDVVDRLEAWKMDIMNRNVASQIGRIKSLNLSGETQHKFESWKDRWELIVTKELPDIEEYLFDSEEAADRYRFPKAKKILRQTEEILQSIEDEIEKMLYELDELMESEESSRKEIEQIQPTIKALRKKLSQHRYQYGDAERHYDAEIDQLEEQLIRYREHVESGNYSEAHHVVEGLKDELSILQKEMEEFPALYKACKKELPEQLDDLLNGLKGMKADGYRVEHFGFEKEIHTYQQRLKDCVRALDNGNGDPAIEIKTEIEERIAEMYQLLEKEAVAKNYAENKMPVFQEELENLEDDFLVTKEEIEELQKAYYFEDTDMEKYLVLDKSIGQLKKQLDMVKTEMDQMETSHSALRSELESGFEKVEDLQKEHDEFKKQIQNLRKDEVAAKEKLNEMKNELYRTSRRLNKSNIPGVPGFIWNLMEDAANKNARVLDALNKQPLDISEVQQTISDADAGVTQVAEQTETILDQAYLTEQVIQYANRYRSQNPVLSAKLSESERLFRSYEYELALEQAAKAVEEIEPGALKRIEEYQQAAN
- the rpsD gene encoding 30S ribosomal protein S4, which translates into the protein MSRYTDSIWKKSRRLGISLTGTGKELDKRPYAPGQHGPNQRKKISEFGLQQQEKQKLRFMYGLNERQFRTLFNKAGKMKGVHGENFMILLESRLDNLVYRLGLARTRRQSRQLVNHGHVTVDGGRVDIPSYAVKPGQVIGLREKSQNMDIVKEAIEVNNFVPEYLSFDENKLEGSYTRFPERSELPAEINEALIVEYYSR